A portion of the Sphingobacterium spiritivorum genome contains these proteins:
- a CDS encoding DUF2911 domain-containing protein produces the protein MKKSILTLLVASALAFGAQAQLKIPQPSSATEVKQAIGIHNVVLNYSRPNTNGRTIFGDLVPYGQVWRTGANTVSTLTFEEEVTVQGTKVPAGTYGIFTIPNKNEWTIILSKNSKQWGAYTYKQEEDLVRFNVKPTTLANKVETFTISFDQVTTTSGVVSIAWDKVFVQFNIKVDQSKEILASIDQAMQGEKKPYFQAALYYFNNNLDIKKAVEWVNIADQGNTEAPWIKYWKSQILLKSGDKKGAAETAQQGIDMAKAGKNDEYIKLNTQALNNAKK, from the coding sequence ATGAAAAAGTCAATTTTAACATTATTAGTTGCTTCAGCTTTAGCTTTCGGAGCTCAGGCGCAACTGAAAATACCTCAGCCGAGCAGTGCTACTGAAGTTAAGCAGGCGATCGGGATTCACAACGTAGTATTGAATTATAGCCGCCCGAATACAAACGGACGTACTATTTTCGGTGATCTTGTGCCTTACGGACAAGTGTGGCGTACAGGTGCGAATACCGTGTCAACACTGACATTTGAAGAAGAAGTAACTGTTCAGGGAACAAAAGTTCCTGCAGGAACTTATGGGATTTTCACCATTCCTAACAAAAATGAATGGACAATTATTCTGAGCAAAAACAGTAAACAATGGGGAGCATATACGTACAAACAAGAAGAAGATCTTGTACGTTTCAATGTGAAACCGACTACATTAGCGAATAAAGTAGAAACGTTTACCATTAGTTTTGATCAGGTAACGACGACTTCAGGAGTAGTGAGCATCGCATGGGATAAAGTCTTCGTACAATTCAACATCAAGGTAGACCAGTCAAAAGAAATATTAGCTTCTATTGATCAGGCAATGCAAGGTGAGAAAAAACCTTATTTTCAAGCTGCATTATATTATTTCAACAACAATCTGGACATCAAAAAAGCAGTTGAATGGGTTAATATTGCAGATCAGGGAAATACTGAGGCTCCGTGGATTAAATACTGGAAGTCACAGATTCTGTTAAAATCCGGCGATAAAAAAGGTGCCGCAGAGACTGCTCAACAAGGTATTGACATGGCTAAAGCGGGTAAAAATGATGAATATATCAAATTAAACACACAGGCTTTGAATAACGCCAAAAAATAA